A stretch of DNA from Lotus japonicus ecotype B-129 chromosome 4, LjGifu_v1.2:
gaaattcattcattatacacaagaacaaaatatattaaaataagcaTTCACATCTGCCACAAATTGTGTTCCATGTTATTATTTACTTGCGGGTTATCTAATCtgacaaaaataaaatggaTACCTTCAAATTTCCCAACATATCCTTGCAAGACTTCTTAATGAGATGATGAGCATCAGAGTCAAACAACAGAAAATTTCCAGAATCAGTGCCATCAAACACCCCAAGCTTAATCTTGTATCTACAAAGCAAAAAATTGGttactaaaaatatcaaaaattcAATTAAAGTTAACACTATTCATATTTCAGGTCACAAGAACAGCACCTTGCAGAAACATCCATAACATGCTTACAGCAACCGGGGCAGAAATATAATCCATCATCAAAAGTCACAGCTTTGTGACACTTGCATGCAAAATACCACCATGGACCATCTTGCAACAAACCAACCACAGTtccataaacaataaacaatccaTCCTGCAAACAAACCAGAGAAATAACCCTATTAACTTTGCACAACCAATAACCTTAAATCTGGAAAACAAAAATAGCAAAATACCTCAGTAGTTTCATTCAAAGCACATATAGTTTTCTTAGGATAGTTGTTCATAAAATCTTCAAAAATTGGAACAGAAGGATTAGGAGAAATAATATGCCCCACAGGTTGATTGGGCTGCATATTAAGGCCAGATATGCTACAATAAAACAAAAGACAAATCAGAAAATTCAGAAACAAGTCAACCTAAAAATTACAAATAACAAACATCTCAAAACTAACCGGTCCATCAAAGATTCAGCTTCAGCAACCTCAGGATTAAAGATAATCCTCGATGCTTTCATTACATTCTGAAGAACATTCTTACCTATAATAAAAACAACCGAAATTAAGTGGAAATCCAATATGATTATCATTCCttgtataaataaaaaagtacctCTAAATGACTTAAGCTTTGCAAGCTGCAGAACCACAACAGGCTTTTCCAAAGGATTAGAACTAAGGTAGTCCAATACAATCTGGACATACTCTCCAAAAAGGGCACACTCCAGTTTTCCtctgttaaaaaataaaatatacacaTATATAAATACAAAATAGTAACAGGAAATAACTTACAATAGAAGGCTGAagcaaatattcaaatccttcttaaATAAAGATAGGCCATACTTGTCATCACTAATTTCAAGCAACATCATCTTTGTAACAATGTCATCCTTGACATAAGTCCTTTCCTCAGAGGTAGCTGTCAACAAACCAATCATATCTACATCGAAATATTTGGATGAGAAAATTTCAAAGAAAATCTATAGCCTAGGCTCATTGTTAAAAAACACCCACCAACTAAGTATTCCGTCTGGAAGCCATCATCATTAAGTTGAGCAGAATCCTTCAGAGAAAATCCCCACCTTGGGATAATGCTACTCTCAGCTGGAATGATCTTAGTTTTAGGATTAAAAAGAATCCTAAAAGCATGATCAGTAGGTCGATAGGCACCCAAATTGGGGATCAAGTGAAAAAATGTAATGATATAAACATTTCCTTCCACGAACTGTTCACCCCACTTCCTAAACATGAGCTTCCTCACAGTTGCTTGGATTTTTCCACCCTAAAATGACACATAATATTACATTATTATCTGAAGTACAATCAAATAACAAAATCAATCTAAGGGAGATGAAGAAAAATTAACATACATATTCAgcaaaaaaatcacaatatcacaatactaacaataaaaaaaaaaacaaagcgtAAAAGAACATCACACATACATGTTGATCCAGTAAAATCAACTCCATTGAAGCAGGTTTGTTTTCCCCAGCAAACCCATCAGCAATCCATAGTCGAACAACTCTCACTTTGATCCTCCAATTGTGATTTGGAGGGCACAGGGTCACAACGGGATCAATTGCAACAGACGATGCCATCAAAAACCAAAAACGAATTACCAATTTAAAGACACAAATTTTTGTTCTCAGAATAATGTTGAACGTTTATGCCTGATATCCATTCAACACCAGTCCCTTTTATACCCATGATCAAAAGCAAATGAACCCCATAAAAGTTTTTTTCTTACAAAACATTAAAAAAGTTTTCCAAAAAGTTAACACCAACAAAAAGGTAAATGACAAAGATTTCCTCTAAAAGGTTCAGCAAAAAATCACTGATCACTTTTCAACCTTTTGGTTAACACCAACAAAAAGGTAAATGACAAAGAGGATCCTTATGGTGCACCTGCGAAGCATTTCTGAAAAACCCTAATGTGAATAGTGGCCAAAAGTTATCCCTTTGTAGTagttatagatatatatatatatatatatataatattttattaacacTTGTTCCTTAATCACTTaaacttgctcaaagtgatccaaattcatattttattatttcatagAGCTCATCATATTTTTTAGAATAAAAGTTTATCtttctaatattttttctacaactctatgagttaaatcctacactactTAAACCATTCTATACTTAATGTATACTTCTCTAATTGATATCagtaagaaaggaaaaaaaaataataaattgaaGTGGGATGTGTCTTTTGAACGTGAATTATGCAGCATGAGGTGTAAATAAATAGCATGACAAGGATTTAAAGAAAAAACGTGTCCAATTTCAAGCTGTCATCACAAATTCACTTTCCACCTCCTCCTTAGATATGTTGGACGTGGCACTTGCTGGCTGATTTTTTACTCCAAAGCATTGAGATTTCATGCCTATATAAAGGCAGCAATGTGAAGGTTTCCAAAAAAAGAATACATACAAAGCTTTTGTTCTCATGTACTACTCGTTGTGTCATTAGTTTTTGGTAAAAAATCTTGAGTATATGTCTTGAGTGTGAGGAGATTCTTGAGTTTTGTGGAGCGGAAGCTAGGATCTTGAAGCTTAGCATTTATGAAAGCCATTAATTTTTTAAGGTAAGGGCACTCGGTCTAGACTTGTCTACATGTGATTGTGCTATATGATGCTtgtttatatgtttttttgttgGTTTAAACTTCATGATGCAAGTATTGAAATATGAGTATTAAACTTGAAATTATGTATTATGCTTTGGGGAATTGATACTTGTAAAGTTTGAGATGCGAGCGTTGGCAAGAGATgcctttgccagatggcaatcaAATACTTAATAAGGAGTTATTTTTAAGATCGGACTGTGAGGAAACAGTTCCGATGTTGTGTTGACTAACCGCATGGCATTATGCATGTTTTGTTGTGGTTCGGAACCGGTTAGGTTGAACCATGATATGAAATTCTGTCAGGGCATAACGACATATCCGAAGAAGTGGCAAAATGAAAGCGACAGTGTGTTATTAAGATTAACCCCAATTGTGGAGTCGTGCGAGGGATTCGACGACGGTGCGTTAGTGTAGACTaactgaaggtgtgaaaaacgactagaagggggggttgaatagcgttttcactataaaaactttccccttaagatttaaagtaaatcttttcggtttctctgagatagatggtgcagcggataaagatagagagaagagaaaagcacacaagtattttatcctggttcacttgataaatccctcaagctaatccagtccacccgttaaggtgatttcttccttcttagaatgaaggcaatccactaatcagataattgttacaactgcacttgaaacctacaagtgactaacaatacactgacttagctcacactaagattcactctcttagtcttctctaggatccgatcaagcttgatctcctaaaggaatcaccactaagattcactctcttagtcttcttaaggatactgacctacccggtcccttaaggaaaatcaaacaactgtttgaggttggtgtttacaaaggtttgcttctaaataagctgagtgtaaaccaaataagaacagatgaagaaagtagaggcttgaatcttttcttgtattgcagctcttggtttctctcacttagctttcttcttttcttcagccttttatagtccaaggtgcaaaggatatttctgttgagagaatatgaccgttggagggcatttctggaacttccagaacctgctgtggctgaaccttggtaggtaggcttgtcagaatagtacactgctcttgtacttcttgatagagacatttgcctttaaccaatgacatcTGATCAGAgctatgcttcgtgttggaacttgtgaagcttggtgatcagagtcagagggatgcttggatcctctaaccttcgtaacttctgcttctggaccttcagagcttctggaccttcagagcctctggtccctcagagcttctggtcttcagatcttctgatcctcagatcttctgatcctctgatcttctgatcctctgatcctcagatcctctgatcttcagatcttctgatcttcagatcctctgatcctcagatcctctgatctttagatcttctgatcttcagaacttctgacgaatatatcttctggtgtcagaatcagaacctgtttgtcaaaacactcaagacaaacattagagtatcatagttgttcatccacaaataaatacttgttatcatcaaaacatagagttgtaccacatgaccaaatcttgatctcaaaccccacatttggacttgcctagggttgttcatccaacccgaaatatcaaagatcaccagatcaatgaatctccactacgaaattgcgtcaaaacgctcaatccaacaaaagcacaacatcacaagtatggaaaagcatcataacatcaactcatcatcaaaaacaacatcagataaagcataagtcgaatttatcgacgcctatcatgcagtcatagctaatatgtaagttgccctaaccttaggcgctttccttactaagttgcgactcaaatcaaatccagtcatatctttgctttcccgtgttggctcacttccgtctgttctttggcttcgtcgtcaagcgcttccgttATTCatacccttcataagtacacaTAACATAATCACTAATTGAGCTACCTACTTTCCAAGTCTAAAGCTACACTCTCAAGCAATTGACTCGACGAAATCACAAGTTAAACTCAATCTCCTTAATGGTTATAAACCATCAAGATCAACCTCAGAAATTAAGATAAGTCATCATAATGACAACAAAGCAATAACAAAGCTTCAAAATCTTATGACTTAGTAAATCAactttaaaaccaaatactcATATGCTTGTCAAAATAGATAAGTACACATTACTAGTACTTACTCCTCTCATTTTCCTTAGAGATCTCAGTCTCTAATAGGATACTCATTGAGGTATTTTCGCAATACTACACACCACTTCCCGTTAAAGCAATTAACACAACATCTGCAATAGCATTCTCCTATCATCCTCCTTAAGTAATCTCTTCCCGTTTTCTATTCCATAATCCTCTTTATCCTCAATACTTACTTATCAAGTCACCTACAACAACTTAATGTCTCAACTCGCTCTCACGATCTATTCCTCAAGCCAACGTTGTATCAttatcaattcttatcaaaACCACTAACTCTTATCAAATAATCCATAAACCATAGTTAACTTCCAAGGCAACCAACTCTTCTTATCTAATGATTATGTACTTATTCATGACTCATAAGCTCCTTCAAAACGATCGAATCATTTCTCTTAAACTTAAACTCGCGATATCTCATTAGACACACAACCCTAGTCTCTTCGAAACTCCACTTTGGTTCTACAAAAATCCCAACTTATAGATAAGTCATCAATCTCTAAGAAATAACTTCTAGTCCTCAATCAATCCCTTAATCACTTCTAAGTCCTtgaacttccaaagtttcaaatcTAGACCTTCTAGAACCAAGTATTTATAGTAAAGCTCATAGACTTCTTGgaattcaagattcaatcctaaGTCATCTTCCAACATCAAGATTGCAATCATAACTTAATCCATTCTAATTAATACCTTTCGGAGTCTAATTCCTCACTCGGAAATCCAAACTTAATTGCTCTAACTCTATCCAATCTTGTTATTCCTAAGCATCCATCGACTAGCGAGATAGTATCAATACGCTTATTCCCTAACACTCCGACAACTTGTTCGACTTTCAAAACTTTTCGCAATCGCTTTTTAACGAATAAATGTGTGTGAACTCAAACGTTCTCTATTTTCATAAACGGATAAACAACGTACGTAAGTAAGTTTAAAAATATGTCTTCCTACTCCAAAGCATTGCAATATCgattaaaataaaaggttttctcatctttttcccaaagcaattcttttcacttgaaataactaattttgtCAAACGATTATAAACTGTACAACAACTTTAGCTAATTGTTAAATACGTCAAATGAACtccgaaaaatctaatatttttatcctggcttcatctacaggttttgtaaatcctcataaattttcaagtctaaattcaaagtacaaaattcaggaaaaatcgaatactacagcagttcgtgagaaacgggacagcttAACCCGTGCTCACCAAAATGCGTATAACTTGAGCTAGACAAATCGAAACGAAacgaaaccagtggcaaaagtttgcTCACAGAAAaagctacaacttttatgaagaacaCAAAATATTAACCGAAACATACGATTTTAACAGAACAGCGGCTACTACTTTTGAAAACAACAACAGTTTTATGTGAGTTTTCGCAAAAGCTTTTCAAGCACATTAAGGCTTAAAACAAAATCCTTAAAACCCCCAAAACCACTTAACTCAAAGGaaacaactttttagaaaacttaATACATTAACATAAAACTCTACTCTACCACTCAACCTTCGTAAAGAGATTAGTAAAACATATTACattagaaatatatattttcttcagCCAATTAGCAGTAGAAAGAGTTTCAAATATGTTTTATATTAAAGTAGACTCTTGGGGCTTTCTAAAAAGTGGTCATACACCTAAAACGGATAAAAGATGAGAGAGTTATGCAATTTTCAAGTTGGAGAACCGAAACAGGAAATTGTCCCCTGCAGGTTCTGTTAGTGACGGAAAAACAGAGCTTTGTGACGGAAAAACTGATGTTTGTGACGGACTTCATAACAGAACGTGGTTTTGAAATTTCCAACATGTTCTCAGCACCAAAACACTATCTCAAACCATTTTGATTCATCTAAACCCCAGATAAATTTAGAAATCAAATATACAAACATACTAATCAAGAAATTAAGGCTTTTACcaaggaaaatgagaagatgATGGTGGAGGAGCTTAAATCCCTATTTCATGAAATGATCAGATCTTGTTCTAAGAATTTTGAAGCATGTAAATGAAGTTTATCAATTAGAGATAGCAAAGGAAAATGTTTTACCACATGAGGAAGTAAAGTGGCATGGTGATGGTGTCTCCTTGTCATGATATGGAAGATGAAGCTTGAACAATACCATATGATGAATGGGGCTGTACGTTTGTGGTGCTGGCCTTCTCGTGGTGGCCATggagagaaagaagaggaaCATGGTGGCTGCCATGGTGGCTTTCTTGCGTGAAGAAGGAGGGGCAGAACAAGAACATGTTTGTGGTGATGGTTTTCATGgtggaaaggagaagaagaacgtgATTATGGTGGCCTCTTGGCTGGACTGTTGCCATGGTGAGGATGAGGGACGGTGGTGATGGTGTGGGTGCTGCAcgtgaatgaagaagaaaggaaaaccaTGGTGGTGATGGCTGGCTTCGTTGTGGCCATGGAGAGGATTGGTGGCGGCTTGaacatgaaggaagaagcaactcGTGATGATGGTGAGGTGCTGtacaagagagaaaataagaatttggtgttggtgatgaggagaagaagagaacAAGAAAGGAGAAAACATGAAGAAGAACAAATGAAATGGGTAtgcagcaaaagaaagaaaaaaaacgtgaaggaagaaagaaatgagagTGAGCCGAGGATGAGGTGGACGGAGGGATAAGGATGGTGAGATATTTTCTAAAGATACTTTGagaagatatatatttttttaaaatcggtacgaattgatttagacactgaatgatTTAGCTCataaagttaagagaaaaatatatgagtgatatattattatcccaaaaattatggggaactctatgaaatgataaaatataaatttgaatcactttgagcaaaataaaatgatccgtgaatcaagaaatgagtagaaactgagctaaagaataattgtgagataattagaacaaatatgacgttttCATATTATGTGCCTAAGCTAGAATAATTTACAAGGAAAATGACAATAGTAACTATTATCATTTGAGAGGAACAGACAAACTTTAGATAGCTCACAGAGCGTTGAATTGAGTTTATCGAATAAAACAAAAGTTATGacttattaaaaataagaagactaatgatattatttctattttcaatgaaactatagaaaataaaatattttgaaactaattatcatttaaatgatttccttgattcttaattaaaatcaagtcaggaaaataactttaaaaataataatagattataaacactcaattaattaatataatgaaattaaataaataatctagttatttatttcagggTCTTACAGTTATATTTTTTGAGCCTTCTGGAattagcgcctaggcgctgggaattggcgcctagtcGCTGGGAaccttccagagagcatgttttcagcttgaattggcgctcaggcgctctaaattggcgcctgagcgcccagactcgattgttttgcctataaattggtttttagacatttctcttggaaccttttgtcattttatcatattttcataagttagaagagagggtttgagttctagagcttgaggagctttctctaagccctatgtttcaggtttcatctttatcatGCTCTCTGGAAGGTTCCCAGCGCCTTGGCTAAatcctttttgctttgggttctttgtaagacttatgatgttttaatctaaattcctatttctattcatgaatcctctgagtaaacccttgaattccatatccatgctttatgcttcaagttagaacatgtgctagcagTCAACCTTCCTCTTAGTCACAAATCAAATCACAACTTATCTCAAgtcttaacactctacacaactcgaGACTCAAAATCTCTAGCTTGATTAGTCTCACGTCAAACAATCCTTAGTCTTTAAACCTCCGAAGATCTAACTGATGTCCTCAAAACTAAAACCACTAACTCTCTTATTCACCCATGATTCTCAACTTACAAAATCAATCTCGACCATAAGATTCCAGTTCAACTTATAAACTCTCAGTTGCTAACCTCGTCGTGTTCCTCTGAAATCCAAAATCATTGTTTGATCATTACTTACTCCTCTAGAGTCTAACTAAGTGATAGTAAACCAACAAGTCTAGTCTCTCAGTGTATTTAGTACACAATCATATAACTTATGGTTTCATAACATTCGAAAGAATACTTAGGCATCTCCAACATTGAATCTATTGACTTAGACTATCTCTACTTAAAGTAATCATGCGAACTAACCATTTAATGACTAcacgacaatcatcaacttccagaGATTTAGATCTTAATCCtctacaatcaagtgcttaacataaCCTACTTACCAGCTCGACTAATCATCGATCAAATCTAATCAATCCTCCTATCATCCTCCTTAAGTAATCTCTTCCCGTTTTCTATTCCATAATCCTCTTTATCCTCAATACTTACTTATCAAGTCACCTACAACAACTTaatgataccacaatgtaacaccccgattttcgggtgccacggtagtaacatgttaaagtaaatatgcaatcttttccaaaagggatttataaatgtgagtatttatttttttttccttttcgaagtgtttctaaaatatgtaatgcatactcccaaccgtaaataatttacatctggcCTCGATCAAGGCACAGCATAGAGTACATGACAAATAAACTAAGATCCAACAACGGACTAACTATGCAATGACTCCATAaatccgatatactccctatgatttccacactgagtaaccataggaaagcaatgcaccggaacctacccgaaaccttaaatacaaatcataaaatgatcctgcaagcttaaaccaataacggtaagcttttctacccaaaggctctagccctacacccgactctattcttcgagtcttctatagATCTTCCAAGTGGAGTAGCATCTGCTCACATCACCTCCTTTcgtcgtctggcagcaggccgaccgcccaaacacaaacatacaaccaaagccaaggcgcgagggtcaactcacagtaataagtagatatacactcaacatgtgatatggggtatagatatatgttgatatatatatatatatatataa
This window harbors:
- the LOC130713879 gene encoding replication protein A 70 kDa DNA-binding subunit C-like, whose translation is MASSVAIDPVVTLCPPNHNWRIKVRVVRLWIADGFAGENKPASMELILLDQHGGKIQATVRKLMFRKWGEQFVEGNVYIITFFHLIPNLGAYRPTDHAFRILFNPKTKIIPAESSIIPRWGFSLKDSAQLNDDGFQTEYLVDMIGLLTATSEERTYVKDDIVTKMMLLEISDDKGKLECALFGEYVQIVLDYLSSNPLEKPVVVLQLAKLKSFRGKNVLQNVMKASRIIFNPEVAEAESLMDRISGLNMQPNQPVGHIISPNPSVPIFEDFMNNYPKKTICALNETTEVFCYFCFPDLRLLVVQS